A stretch of Rhinopithecus roxellana isolate Shanxi Qingling chromosome 12, ASM756505v1, whole genome shotgun sequence DNA encodes these proteins:
- the RPS16 gene encoding 40S ribosomal protein S16: MPSKGPLQSVQVFGRKKTATAVAHCKRGNGLIKVNGRPLEMIEPRTLQYKLLEPVLLLGKERFAGVDIRVRVKGGGHVAQIYAIRQSISKALVAYYQKYVDEASKKEIKDILIQYDRTLLVADPRRCESKKFGGPGARARYQKSYR; encoded by the exons ATGCCGTCTAAGGGCCCGCTGCAGTCGGTGCAGGTCTTCGGACGCAAG AAGACAGCCACAGCTGTGGCGCACTGCAAACGCGGCAATGGTCTCATCAAGGTGAATGGGCGGCCCCTGGAGATGATTGAGCCGCGCACGCTGCAATACAAG CTGCTGGAGCCAGTTCTGCTTCTCGGCAAGGAGCGATTTGCTGGTGTGGACATCCGTGTCCGTGTGAAGGGTGGTGGTCACGTAGCCCAGATTTATG CTATCCGTCAGTCCATCTCCAAAGCCCTGGTGGCCTATTACCAGAAAT ATGTGGATGAGGCTTCCAAGAAGGAGATCAAAGACATCCTCATCCAGTATGACCGGACCCTGCTGGTAGCTGATCCCCGTCGCTGCGAGTCCAAAAAGTTCGGAGGCCCTGGTGCCCGTGCTCGCTACCAGAAATCCTACCGATAA